The proteins below come from a single Oncorhynchus tshawytscha isolate Ot180627B linkage group LG22, Otsh_v2.0, whole genome shotgun sequence genomic window:
- the LOC121840490 gene encoding NF-kappa-B essential modulator-like, translating to MARETNGPMASSLPVGGNNSLQPLKSHKEELEEGKRDLRRRNEELEKEREEGERERDCLHRSVEQLRTKLSCGVTEETVQRSDAPPSSDSSHLAKLTEQLQATQGRYRELQEQLDSLQKSSAQRDRTEVLLKQKDKDCTQLDKDVEALKAQVTSLLGELRERQSCLDRSQQDRNILDDRLSSTRESLAASEREMEQQRKQHSVTVDKLLLQTHNLETALKTDRLVITEERRKLAQLQHAYTCLFKDYDSKLKTEGGDMVVRLEEAERALALKQDLIDKLKEEVEQQRGSLETVPVLTAQAEIYKADFLAEREAREKLNQRKEELQDQLNTALAEMERLKQEETSRARMEKMQQRHLEVFRPPRPHITPQSGSAFNSSSRSVGLSAEGVAGGGAEELPDYRCPKCQYQAPDMDTLQIHVMDCIQ from the exons ccTGTAGGAGGAAACAACTCTCTCCAGCCGCTGAAGAGCCACAAAGAGGAGTtggaagaagggaagagagatctgaggaggaggaatgaagagctggagaaagagagggaggagggagagagagagagagactgccttCATCGCTCGGTTGAGCAGCTCCGAAccaaactg AGTTGTGGTGTTACTGAGGAAACGGTTCAGCGTTCCGATGCCCCGCCCTCCTCTGACAG CTCCCACCTGGCCAAACTCACAGAGCAGCTTCAAGCCACACAGGGCAG gtacagAGAGCTGCAGGAGCAGTTAGATTCCCTCCAGAAGAGTTCAGCTCAGAGAGACAGAACTGAAGTGCTGCTTAAACAGAAGGACAAGGACTGTACCCAg cTGGATAAGGATGTCGAGGCGCTGAAGGCCCAGGTGACGTCTCTCctgggagagctgagagagagacagagctgtttGGACCGGAGCCAGCAGGACCGCAACATCCTGGACGACAG gctgagCAGTACTCGGGAGTCATTGgcagcatcagagagagagatggaacaacAGAGGAAGCAGCACTCTGTGACGGTAGACAAACTACTGCTGCAGACACACAACTTAGAGACCGCCCTGAAGACTGACCGCCTGGTCATTACtgaggagag GAGGAAGCTTGCCCAGCTGCAGCACGCCTACACCTGTCTGTTTAAGGACTACGACTCCAAACTCAAGACTGAg GGAGGAGACATGGTTGTTCGtctggaggaggcagagagagctcTGGCTCTGAAACAGGATCTGATTGACAAGCTGAAGGAAGAGGTGGAGCAACAGAGAGGATCTCTAGAGACCGTTcctgttctcactgcccag gctgagATCTACAAGGCAGACTTCCTAGCGGAGCGGGAGGCCAGGGAGAAGTTGAACCAGAGGAAGGAGGAGCTTCAGGACCAGCTGAACACAGCGTTGGCTGAGATGGAGCGTCTGAAACAGGAAGAGACctcacg ggctcGGATGGAGAAGATGCAGCAGAGACACCTGGAGGTCTTCAGACCACCACGACCCCACATCACCCCCCAATCAG GGAGTGCCTTTAACTCCTCCTCCCGCAGCGTGGGATTGTCTGCAGAGGGAGTGGCTGGAGGCGGGGCTGAAGAGCTTCCTGACTACCGCTGTCCAAAGTGCCAGTACCAAGCCCCCGACATGGACACACTACAGATACATGTCATGGACTGTatccagtaa